Within the Thermosynechococcus sichuanensis E542 genome, the region CACCGCCAGTAATGTGGGACGTGGCTATGTGCTGCGGCGATTGATTCGGCGCATTGTCCGCCATAGTCGCCTGTTGGGGATGAATGAACTGGTGACCCCTGCTTTAGCTCAAGTGGCGATTGATCTGGCTGCCAACGTCTATCCCAATGTGCGCGAGCGGCAGGCAGTGATTCTCAGCGAACTCCAGCGGGAGGAGGAGCAATTTCTCAAGACCTTGGATCGGGGTGAGAAGCTCTTGGCGGAAATGCTGGCTCCCCTGAAGACAGCTAAGGGTAAAAAACGCAGTAAACCGCAATTGGCGGGACGCGATGCCTTTGTTCTTTTTGATACCTATGGCTTCCCCTTGGAGTTGACCCAAGAGATTGCCGCCGAGCAAGGCATTGGTGTGGATGTGGCTGAGTTTGAAGCCTGTATGGCCGAGCAGCGGCAACGCTCCCAAGCAGCCCATGAAACCATTGATATTACGGTGCAAGAGGGGATTGACTCCCTAGCGGATCAACTGCATCCGACGCAATTTCGCGGCTACGACGAGTTGAGTTTGACCACGACGGTGACAGCGATTTTAGTGGCGGGTCATCCAGTGACAACGGCAACGGCGGGGACAGAGGTGCAGGTCATCCTTGAGGAAACCCCCTTCTATGCGGAATCCGGCGGCCAAATTGGCGATCGCGGGTACTTGGCCACCAGTGATGCCCTCGTGCAAATCCACGATGTGCAAAAGCAAAAAGAATTGTTTGTTCACTATGGCAAAGTGGAGCGGGGCAGCCTTAGTGTCGGCGATCGCGTCAGCGCCCAGATTGATCTCAGTTGTCGGCGGCGAGTACAAGCACACCACACGGCAACGCACCTCTTGCAGGCGGCCTTGAAAAAGCTCATTGATGAGAACATTTCCCAAGCAGGGTCCTTAGTGGCCTTTGATCGGCTGCGGTTTGACTTTAACTGCCCCCGTGCCCTCACTCGTGAGGAGCTGCAACAGATTGAAGATCAAATTAATACGTGGATTAGTGAAAGCCACGCCACCCACACCAGTATCATGGCGCTCAATGAAGCCAAGGCCAAGGGGGCGATCGCCATGTTTGGCGAAAAATACGGTGAGCAGGTGCGCGTCCTCGACATTCCGGGCGTTTCTATGGAACTCTGTGGTGGCACCCATGTCCACAACACCGCTGAAATTGGCCTCTTTAAGATCATTAGTGAGAGTGGGGTGGCCGCTGGCATTCGCCGCATTGAAGCCATTGCTGGACCGGCGGTGCGGGACTATTTGCAACAGCGCGATAGCATTGTTCGCGAGCTGTGCGATCGCTTCAAAGCGAAACCAGAAGAGGTTCTCGATCGCATTAGCCAACTCCAAGCGGATCTCAAAGCCCAGCAAAAGGAACTAGAACACCTCAAAGCCGAATTGGCTCTTGCCAAAACCCAAGCCCTCTTGGAGCAGGCGGAAGCCGTCAGCAATACCCATCTTCTCATTGCCTCCCTAGCAGGCGTAGATCCCCAAGGACTAAAAACGGCTGCCGAATGGCTCCTCAATAAATTGGGTAGTGGTGCTGTGGTGTTGGCCACTCAGCCTGCTGCTGACAAAGTGAACCTTTTAGTTGCCGCCAGTCAAGACGTTGTGCAGCGGGGGGTGCATGCCGGTCAACTGGTGGCGGAACTCGCCCAAGTCTGTGGTGGGCGCGGTGGCGGGCGTCCCAACTTTGCCCAAGCGGGGGGATCTCAACCTGAAAAATTGCCCGCGGCGTTGGAATTGGCG harbors:
- the alaS gene encoding alanine--tRNA ligase, yielding MTSSPSASATTALTGDQIRQKFLDFYAAKGHTILPSASLIPEDPTVLLTIAGMLPFKPIFLGQEAPKVPRATTAQKCLRTNDIENVGRTARHHTFFEMLGNFSFGDYFKAEAIAWAWELMTTVYGLPPERLLVSVFENDDEAYEIWHRQVGLPKERIQRMGEESNFWTAGPTGPCGPCSEIYYDFYPEKGLAAVDLDDDRRFIELYNLVFMELNQDDQGRRTPLKAKNIDTGMGLERMAQVLQGVPNNYETDLIFPIIEAAAQRAGIQYRKANASTKTSLKVIGDHTRAVVHLIADGVTASNVGRGYVLRRLIRRIVRHSRLLGMNELVTPALAQVAIDLAANVYPNVRERQAVILSELQREEEQFLKTLDRGEKLLAEMLAPLKTAKGKKRSKPQLAGRDAFVLFDTYGFPLELTQEIAAEQGIGVDVAEFEACMAEQRQRSQAAHETIDITVQEGIDSLADQLHPTQFRGYDELSLTTTVTAILVAGHPVTTATAGTEVQVILEETPFYAESGGQIGDRGYLATSDALVQIHDVQKQKELFVHYGKVERGSLSVGDRVSAQIDLSCRRRVQAHHTATHLLQAALKKLIDENISQAGSLVAFDRLRFDFNCPRALTREELQQIEDQINTWISESHATHTSIMALNEAKAKGAIAMFGEKYGEQVRVLDIPGVSMELCGGTHVHNTAEIGLFKIISESGVAAGIRRIEAIAGPAVRDYLQQRDSIVRELCDRFKAKPEEVLDRISQLQADLKAQQKELEHLKAELALAKTQALLEQAEAVSNTHLLIASLAGVDPQGLKTAAEWLLNKLGSGAVVLATQPAADKVNLLVAASQDVVQRGVHAGQLVAELAQVCGGRGGGRPNFAQAGGSQPEKLPAALELAHSRLKGILES